The following DNA comes from Adhaeribacter pallidiroseus.
AGAATGGGAAGTAATCGGTTTTTACACTTTGGTACAAGATATTACCGATCAGGTGGAAGCTCGGGAAGCTATTGAGAAAAGTGAACAACAAGCAACGGCTCTAGCAAATAGTTTATTGAAGGCTAATGAGCAACTCCGGCGCGTGAACGTGGACCTGGATAATTTCATCTACACTGCTTCGCACGACTTAAAAGCCCTATTCTCAACATTGAAGGTTTGATAGAGGCCCTGCAGGATCAGCTTTCTCCCGCTAGTCTGCAAGAAGAAGACGTGCAGTACACGCTGCATTTAATCTTAGATTCGGTGCAGCGTTTTAAACGCACGATTGAACATTTAACCGAAATCACCAAACTGCAAAAAGAAAATAGCCGCGAAGCCACCCCCATCGACTTAACCGCCTTGATCCAGGAAGTGCGGTTAGACTTGGCTACTAAAATACAAGCTTCGCAAGCGCAAATAGAAGTCGATGTAACTCACTGCCCCACGATCCGGTTTTCGCCAAGAACTTACGCAGCATTATTTATAACCTACTGTCTAACGCTATTAAATACCACTCCTCTTTACGTGCCCCGTTAATTCGTATCCATTGTGCCGAAACGGAAGAATACCAAATACTTTCGGTGCAGGATAATGGCTTAGGCCTGGATCTTTCCGGTAGTACCAAGCTTTTTACCATGTTTAAGCGATTGCATAATCACGTGGAAGGAACCGGTATTGGCTTGTACATGGTCAAGAAGATCATGGAGAATGCCGGTGGGAAAATTGAAGTGGAAAGCATTCTCCATCAAGGATCCACGTTCCGGGCTTATTTTAAACGAGACCAACCAGCCAGCTAGTAAAGCTGCTTATTAATACTATAAAGATTAATAGAAACTATAAAGATTAATAGAAAAATAGAACATGCCTAAAATTACTTGCGCCTTGCTGGTGGATGATGACACTACTGCTAACTTTCTGAACAAACGTTTGTTTCAAAAGTTAGACGTAGCTGAAAAGCTATTGGTGGCACTGAATGGCTTAGAAGCCTTGCAACTTCTTCAGGCCAACTGCCCCGGACCGGAATGTCCCCAGCTCATTTTATTGGATATTAATATGCCCGTGATGGATGGCTTTGAGTTTCTGAAGGCCTACGAGCAACTAGAACTGGCGCAGCGCCAATCCGTGGTGATTATCATGCTTACTACTTCTTTAAACCCAATGATGTTGAAAAAGTAGAACGCGCCCAGATTACAGGATTATTGAATAAGCCTTTAACGGAAGCCGCTTTAAGAAGAATTTTGGACGAGCACTTTGAAGATTAAAAAGCTTCTTAAGTAAATATAATAAGCCCCAGGTTAAGCTCTTTTCTTATAAGTACAATCCCTTTAAGTTATTGTACATTATTAGAATCCAATAAAACGACCTCCATTTAATATGAAAAAACTTAATAAAATTTTATTAGTGGATGATGATCCCACTCAATTTATATCAATGAAAACATTTTAAAGAGAATGGAGATTAAGCACGAAGTAACTGTGCTTACCAACGGGAAATTAGCTTTTGACTATCTGATAACTAATTGCAGTTCTAACTCAAATAATTGTCCGGCTTTTGTGATTTTGGATCATCATATGTCCGTCATGGATGGGATGGAGTTGATGGAAGCCTTAAATAAGATAGATCTTCTAAGGAATAATAATGTCGTCTTTTTGCTTTTAGCCATTAACACAACTCCCCAGCAGATAGAAATATTCAAAGACTTAGGCGTTCAGGAATTCACTTCCAAGCCTTTGTCGAAGCAAACAAAACAATTCGCAAAGCCAGGTGTCTGAGATTAGGTGCGTTTTGGAGTTCCTCTAAGAACTTAATTTCGTCACGGTGGTAACTCTGAATATCTAAAAAAATTACAGTAGGGCATTGCTCCTGGGAACAATCCGTTCGCACTAGGTTTAAAGCATCCTGACCATTTTGAGCCATCTGCACCTGAACTTCCTTGGTAATGCCCTTAATAGCTAAGTGGGCTAAGAAAAGCCGTGTGATCGGCATCGATCACGAGAACTTTTTTGGGCAATAACATCGGGTTTAAAGTTTCTTATTCTAGTAAATCAAAACCGGCGATGGTTAGTTCCTATGTCGCAACATATCTTTGCTGAGTAATTATCAAACCAAAAAAAGGCTTTCGACTTACTTCTTATAGTGCGAGAAACTTCTTGTTTTTATGCCATTCCCGTTGGCTAAAAAGTCAGTATACGGAGTTTGCCTAGACGACCCTTTATTTACCCGAACCTATTTTGCTAGCGCCTCCCAACATGAAGATAAACCACGATGCCCTTTTAATTGCAAATTTTCAAGCGACTACCACCCAATTCGGCCAACTCTATTTTTCCTATAACCTAGCCGAAGACCAGTTTTCTTACATCAGTCCCGCTTTTTGGGAGCTCTGTCAAGAATCACCCGAGCGGTTTCTGGTAGAGCCTGATTTACTCTTGCCTTTGATCTATCCGGAAGATAAGACCTATATGGCTCAGGAATACCAAAAGTTAAGACAATTGCGCACCCCAGTACAATTAGAATTCCGCATTATTGCTCCCAATCAAACCATTAAGTGGCTCAGCCTAAACGCGCACATCGTCCAACACGAAGAACAAGATTATATCAGCGGCTGGGCTTATGATACCACGAGTAGCAAAGCCAATATTACTACGTTGCAGAAATTTAACGCCAAGAAGGACTCGACTCTAGAAATACTTTCCCACGATCTAGCCAGCCCCTTTGCTAATATTCAAGGCCTAGTACGGGCCTTAGAGGATCAAATTAAAGCCGGGAATCTGGACGTGGATCAAATTATGAGTATGCTAAAAGCCGACGCCAAACGGGGATCTGATTTAATCCGGGACTTTGTTAATAACGAATTTTTAGAATCCTCCCAAATCAACCTCAACAAGGAACGGGTTGATATTGCCCGGGCCATTGCCGACATGATGAACAACTATAAAACGGGAACTACTTTAATCCCCAAAAACTTCGCGTTTATTCCTTCTCAGATACCCATTTTCATGCAGGTGGATGAACTCAAGTTCATGCAGGTATTAAACAATCTTATTTCCAACGCTATTAAGTTTACACCCGATAAGGGCACCATTTCCCTTGTTTTAGAAGACCGGGATCCTTACATTCTCATTACGGTGGCCGATAACGGTATTGGCATACCGGAGTCCTTGCAAGCTACCTTATTCGATAAGTTCACCAAGGCTCGCCGACCGGGACTTCGGGAGAAAAAAGCGTGGGCTTAGGTATGTCCATCATCAAGAATATCGTGGAACTCCATCAGGGAAGGATTTGGTTTGAAAGCCAGGAAAATCAAGGCTCTACCTTCTTTATCGAGGTACCAAAGAATAAGAACAAAAAGGGAATTGTTACTTTAATTATTTTCCTGCAGCCAAGCTAAAGCGGAGTCTACATCCAGAAAGAAGTCCAGGTGAAAAAGCTTCTTGCTGGGGAAAGGATTCCCTGTATTGTCATGCAGGGTTTTTGGTCGGTCATGATTAAGGTCTCAGGTTGTAAGACAATCGCCATCCGTTGCAACTTACCTCCTTTTAGCAAAGGCCGCATTTTAGCGTACATCCAGTGTTGATCCGCCTGGTGCAGGTACAATACTTGCCGGGAATCCGTTAACCAGTACAAGGTTCTGTATTCTAAAGCCAACAGGATGGCCTGATGATAACCCATTCGGTATTCAGGACTACTAGGTTGCTGTTTCCAATCCAGGCGTAGTAAAGATAAATCCAGCTCCAGGTAAATGGTAAGAACTTCATTTTCGTACAAGCGGCGGGTAGTAGACGTATACATTATCGGCGAGAATTTGGCTAATACTAAGAGAGTGGCTTAAAATATCAAAAAAGAAACGAGCCGAGCAATCAAGTGGATTGCTACGGTTGGCTTACTACGTCATACAATAATTAACTCACCTCATAATGCCATGGCTTTCTTTTATTATCTAAACAGGCCACAATAACAGCATAGTTTTAGCAACCGTAAAGTATCATTGTAGAAAAAACAACGTTGTTACAAATACGGATTACTTAAACCGGAAGAAAGGACAGCAGGAGCATGGAGTTAAGAAGAACCAAACAAGCAATCTACGAGTATTTAATTACTCCTTCCCGCTGTTTTTAAAGCAGGTAGTAGAAGTTACCGAAACCAAGACCTATATTTTGGTACGCAATACCCGGGAAATGAAAAAAAGAGCGATACCGGATGCCGTTATTCTGCAATTGGAAGATCGCCTCCAGCACTTAGGCTCATTTACCTGTCGCGGTGAAGCCTATGATGGGGTCACTTATTTACTAATCGAAAAATGATCCCAACATTAAATCTACTCCTGCCTCTAAATTCTAGGACCAGCGAATCGGTTGCAAGAAAAGCTGTTCTTTCTTAAAAGTAAACCGCGTATCTAAATTGATTTGGCCATTCCGGTCTAACGCATAACATCCCAATTCTTGATGCTCCGCTGCCGCTTTGAAAGGCGGGTATTTAGCGGTTTCGTACACGTATATACTTTATCCGTATCCCGGTGGCGCACAATACTATATTGGTTTAAATCAATGTTAGCTAAACTCATAATAACCGTTGTAAAGTAACTGCTTTCTTTTAGCAAACTAGCTCTAGTCTAATTTCCCGCTCTTCTTGCATTAGATTAAAATAACCCCTGTATTAGCTATTGAGTTAGCTCAACTTTCTTACCACCCTTTAGCTGCTCGAAATCTTACAGCTTAAACCTAAAAAGAAGTGAACTTGTATATTTCGCTTAGTTGGAAGTATAAACTTTCAGCCATCAGGACCTTAACTTAAACTACATTAATTTTCGCAGAAGTTGCAAAGCAGACCGAGCCCTGGTTTTCACCGTACCCAAAGGAATCGCCAGTTCTTGAGCAATCTCACTTTGCGTATACCCTTCAAAATACATCAAATCAATAACAATCCGCTGGGATGGAGCTAACTGATCCACTAGTTTCCGCAGCCCCATATGTTCCGGCTGGAAACCAGGGTACCCACTGGCCAGTGGCTTGTTTCTATTTTTTGGGTTCTTAAATCTTCTAAATAACTCCGGGAACGAATTTTATCAATGGCTAAATGCCGGGCAATGTTAATTAGCCAAGTAAACAATTTGCCCCTGGCTGGATCATACTGACCAAAAGATTGCCAAATCTTCAGGAAACACTCCTGCAGAATCTCTTCTGCCAATGCTTCCCCTTTCACGATCCGGAGAATAACGCCGTACAGCGCAGGCGCATACGCCTCATATAAATTCCTCCAGGCAGATTCCTCTTGCGCCGGAGTGCTCGAACAAGTTGGTGTTCCGTCCTTTCTTTTATTGCAACTGCAGTAGTGTAATGGTCTTTTTCGAGATCAGGTAGCACGATTAGGGAATCTGGTAGCAAGGAATGTACAGTTAAAGCATTTTATAGCAAACAATTTAAATGATTTGAGCACGCTAACAACCAGTTAGACCATAAACAAAAGGAGTTGCGGATAGGCAACGTAGTGAAAAAAGTTTTTCTTTCCAGCCAAGAAAAGCAAACAACTTACCCGTTTTTATACGTACGTACTTCCTAAATAAAAGTCGCTTCTAACTTATAAAAAGATGAACCAAAAACAGACGCTTAAACTGCAAACTTCCTTTGTCCGATACCGTATTTTGTTGCTTAGTATAGGTCTATTTGTTGCGGGTTGTAATTCCCCGCAGAAGGAAACCACGGCTAATGCAGCCAGCACGACAGCTGATTCGGTAGCTAACGCCACGGATAGTCTGGCCAGCACTGGTGCGTTAACGCCCAAAGGACCGAAACCGACCTGGGCGCCCGAAATAACGGCTCCGATGCAAGTAGTGCTGGAGAAATTAGCTAGTTATAAAGCCCCGCCACTGCCTACCTTGTCCGCCCCACAGCCCGGCAGCAGCCGAGTCCCACGACGGCGGTAATGGACGTGATGCAAGAAAATAATATCCCGTGCCGCCGGCGCAGGTCGATACTACGGGTAAAAGCATCCCGGTAGCGGGAGGTTCGATCCACGCCCGGGTGTATACACCCCAAACGGGGCCGGGACCTTTCCCGGTGATTGTCTATTACCACGGGGGAGGCTGGGTCATTGCCAACTTAGATACCTACAACGCTTCCGCTCAAGGATTGGCCGAGCAGGCCGGGGCAGTAGTAATATCGGTAGCTTACCGGCAGGGGCCCGAACATAAATTCCCCACAGCCCACAATGATTCTTATGCGGCATATGAGTGGGTACTTAGAAATGCGACTTCCCTCAAAGGGGATCCCAAGCGGGTGGCCCTGGTAGGCGAAAGTGCCGGGGCAATTTAGCCGCGGCGTGAGTATGATGGCCAAGCAAAAGGGGCCATGGTTCCCATTTATCAAGTGCTCGTTTATCCAATCGCTGGCTACGATACCAATACCAAGTCCTATCAGCAATATGCCAGCGCTAAACCCTTAGATAAGCCTATGATGGAATGGTTTTTTAAACAATATCTTCGTAGTGCCGCAGATGGCAACAATCCTCTGATTACTCTAGCTAAAGCACCGGACCTAAAAAGTATACCTCCTACCACCATTATCAATGCGCAGCTGGATCCTTTACTAACGAAGGCGAAATGTTAGCCGAGAAGTTAAAAGCAGCGGGGGTTGCGGTGAATCAAAAGACGTATAACGGTGTAACGCACGAGTTTTTCGGTATGGCT
Coding sequences within:
- a CDS encoding sensor histidine kinase, with the translated sequence MKYHSSLRAPLIRIHCAETEEYQILSVQDNGLGLDLSGSTKLFTMFKRLHNHVEGTGIGLYMVKKIMENAGGKIEVESILHQGSTFRAYFKRDQPAS
- a CDS encoding response regulator, which gives rise to MPKITCALLVDDDTTANFLNKRLFQKLDVAEKLLVALNGLEALQLLQANCPGPECPQLILLDINMPVMDGFEFLKAYEQLELAQRQSVVIIMLTTSLNPMMLKK
- a CDS encoding response regulator, which produces MEIKHEVTVLTNGKLAFDYLITNCSSNSNNCPAFVILDHHMSVMDGMELMEALNKIDLLRNNNVVFLLLAINTTPQQIEIFKDLGVQEFTSKPLSKQTKQFAKPGV
- a CDS encoding PAS domain-containing sensor histidine kinase, whose product is MKINHDALLIANFQATTTQFGQLYFSYNLAEDQFSYISPAFWELCQESPERFLVEPDLLLPLIYPEDKTYMAQEYQKLRQLRTPVQLEFRIIAPNQTIKWLSLNAHIVQHEEQDYISGWAYDTTSSKANITTLQKFNAKKDSTLEILSHDLASPFANIQGLVRALEDQIKAGNLDVDQIMSMLKADAKRGSDLIRDFVNNEFLESSQINLNKERVDIARAIADMMNNYKTGTTLIPKNFAFIPSQIPIFMQVDELKFMQVLNNLISNAIKFTPDKGTISLVLEDRDPYILITVADNGIGIPESLQATLFDKFTKARRPGLREKKAWA
- a CDS encoding ATP-binding protein encodes the protein MSIIKNIVELHQGRIWFESQENQGSTFFIEVPKNKNKKGIVTLIIFLQPS
- a CDS encoding sigma-70 family RNA polymerase sigma factor, whose protein sequence is MGLRKLVDQLAPSQRIVIDLMYFEGYTQSEIAQELAIPLGTVKTRARSALQLLRKLM
- a CDS encoding RNA polymerase sigma factor; translation: MKGEALAEEILQECFLKIWQSFGQYDPARGKLFTWLINIARHLAIDKIRSRSYLEDLRTQKIETSHWPVGTLVSSRNIWGCGN
- a CDS encoding alpha/beta hydrolase family protein; translation: MLAEKLKAAGVAVNQKTYNGVTHEFFGMATVLPEAKEAQALAVADLKKAFSK